AGGGGTAAAACTTGAAACATTAGAGCAAAGGTATGGACACTGCAGTTCTATTATCACAAACAGAAGTGGAAAATATCTCCATTTTAACCAATTAAAAGCATCTGGTGATTCCTGTATTTATGATCAAGTGTTTTACAAATTAAATACAAATAATATTACAACAGAGGTACTATTTAATCATCCACACGAGGAGAAGATATTTGATAAATTCCCTTTCACGTCAACACTCAGAAAATATAGTAGTTCAATACATCATATCATTCCTTTTTATGGACTAAAGAGTCGTTTTAGCTATGTACACCTTAAAAATAGACCGATACATTGGATAAAGAAAGTGGTTATCGTATTACTTTATTCATATGCACTACTATGGTTTTATTTCCTAATAGGATCTGCACCAATGATACTTCTCGGCCCTATATTAGTTTTAATGAACTATGAAAGGTGGGAAGATAGCTCATTTATTAAGACACTACGTGTACTATTACTTTTTGTTTTCATGTATTCCTATTTTATCCTACTTGCCCCATACATCAATAGTAGTATTGCAACAGTCATTATTATTTCCATCCCTCTAATATATTGGATTCGGAAGTATAGGTTAATTGACACGGATACTGAACTTTCTTGAATTAAAGTATTAAAAAAATCATTTCGTTTAACACAATCAAAGTCCATTCAATAAGAAATGAAGGATGACTTAGTACACTCATACAATCATTCAAAATTTAACAATGTGATATTACAAAGAGTAATCAATTGAAAGAATAGACCTTTGGAGATATGAGATTATTCAATGAATATAGATTAGATAATGGGGGCCAAAAACCAACATCTTCCATTGTATTATCCACTTGCAGAAGGATTAATAGAAATAAATACAATAACCTAGATGTTTTTAACTTAAGAACTCGTATACTTTTCAACCATTGGATACGAGCTCTTAAATTATTAGCCCCCACACTATCACAGGCTAGAATAAGCATCTTGTTACTCTATTCTATACATGCTAGCATAATCAATTGAAGTAAATAAGATTTGCTTATTCCTTTTTTAGTGTGTTTACCTCCTTGCTGGTGCTATTTATAGTTGCAGGCCTAGAGTCTTGAACGGGATTGACATTTATTACATTATCTCCAGATGGTATATAAAAATCTTGTTGCTCAATATCTACTAAAACAGAATCTTTAAAAGTCAATATTGTTGTCAGTACATATCGATTGAAAGTATCATCAACCGGTTCTTTATAATATATTTTAGTTATATGAATATTATCTTGACGATAAATATCACTTTTAAAGGGGTTCCCATATTTTTCAATAACTGAACCGATACTATCACCCAATGTTAATGAACCTAGGGTAAATATTGTTTCCTGGTGAGTAAGGAAACAAGAGGTACACAAACTACAAAATAGTAGGATAACTAATAAGTTTTTCATTTGATCTCAATTATTTTCTTCGAATTCAACATTTCTTTCGATATTCTCATTCTTCGAACAGATCCTCCATTTAAAGGGGTGAGTGTAAGATTCGCATCTGATTCCTCAACATCCACACCGCTCCAAATTCCCTTTATTTCAATTATTTTCCCAGAAGTAAGTCCTCGACAGGTCGCTGTATAGTCTACATCCATATTATATTTAAAGAAAGTTAAGGAAAGATCTGCTCTATAATTGGCAGGTACTTTTACAGGGTAGCTTCGATTAAATAATTCATAAGTCCTTGTTTTAGCGTTAGAATAATATATTGCTTAAAATTAGAAATTATAATTATATGATAAACACAAAACAACTCACTAAATGTTAAATAGTTACATTGCCACAACACAACACTCTCCATATTGTATTATAAGGTTGTTATTGCAAGAAGTACGCAATAACTTAATACTTTTACTTCAATCTTGTCTATTTTTTAATGAAGTAGAATTATTTATTTTATAGTATGCTCCATTTATGGGTCACATTCACGCCTTTCTACTTACGTTGTATGGAGATTATTCCAAATAAGGACTTGTTCTTTTAGAACAAAACCAAAATAATCGTAACATCATACCACCAATGGATACCCCTCTAAGAAATATTACGGATCAGGTGATACTTTAGGAGGACTGATCGGAATATAGATTGCTGAGCCCTTCGAAAAGCTCAGGGACCACTATTCGAAGCACAGGAATCTGACTGAAACAAAGGATCACAGACGTTGTCACAACAAAATTCGACGACATATATACATCAAAAATATGGTATAAACCTATATATTTCAGACATGTTGCTGCAACTGAAGAAACTTAATTTGTCGACTACAAATATCGTAATAACATAGTTAATAAATCATGGCAAACGGTCCAGTCATTATTTTATCAATTTGACTAATCCCCCTAAGATAATGCTTCATCCGATATTACCTGATCAATTAAACGATGTATAAAAGAACTAGTGCAAAACGAAAAAAGCTTCTTCGAATAAATTCGAAGAAGCTTTTGTACCCGGGGCGGGAATCGAACCCGCACGGCATTACTACCACTGGATTTTGAATCCAGCGCGTCTACCAATTCCGCCACCCGGGCGTGCATCGCAGCTATGCTGTTTTCTTGATTGCGATGCAAATATAATAGAATAAATAGGATGTTTGCAATAAAACACGAAAAAAATATTGCAAATAATACCGATACAACCGTAACCATATCATTCTCAATAAGTGAAGTTATGTCACTTTTTTTAGAGGAATGATTGTCTATCTCTACAATGCAATGGATTACCAAATTCCTTCCACAACCGTAGACAATTTGGTTTGAAAATCTGAAGTATATTTTCTAGATACTGGTATCGTTATGTTGGTGTCACATAATTTCAGTTGATACCCATTGGTATTACCTTTGACAGATTTAACAGATTGTAGTATCACCACAATAAATCTATTACTTTAATACACAACCTCCACTTCTAATATGAATTAAAACACAAACAGCAATAAAAACATAAGGCAAAAACCCTTTGTTTAACATTTATGGTTCTTTCCGAAACTTAGTGGGTAAATTAATAGTTATCCTATTATAAAAACATATCTATCATGAAAGATTTATTCACAGCCGCCTTGCATATTGAAAGTCCATTTTATATTGATTATTTAGATTTTGACACAGCCAATAAACGACTAGATGTTCATGTTTCTTTTACAAGAGGATCTAAATTCTGTTATGATGGTGAATGTGATCTAAGTGTACATGATACAAGAGAGAAACGTTGGCAGCATTTGAATTTCTTTGAAAATGAATGTTTCATAATAGCTAAAGTACCAAGAGTAATAACAAGATCTGGTAGAGTTGTCACCTTACCTATGAGCTGGGAGGGAACAGTGAGTGGTTTTACACTACTATTTGAGGCGCTTTTATTACCACTACTTAGTAATATGCCAGTACATAAAGTATCGAAGCTTACAGGTATCTATGATGATAAATTATGGACATTACTGACTAAATATGTTGAGAAATCTAGGTCTACTGAAGATTTTTCTGACCTAGAAGTGGTTGGTATTGACGAGACTTCATGTAAAAAGGGCCATAATTACGTAACACTATTTGTCGATTTAAAGGAACGAAGAACTGTACATGTCTCGGAAGGAAAAGGGTCTGACACGATTGCATCATTTTGTGAGATTATCCCTCATAAGAAAGAAGAGGACATGCCAATAGAATCAGATTGTATCAAACAAGTTAGTTGTGATATGTCACCCTCCTTTATTAGCGGGGTACAAAAGCATCTACCTAAAGCATCTATTACATTTGATAAATTTCATATTATGAAACTTATCAATGAAGCAGTGGATAGTGTTCGACGCACTGAATGTAAGGAAGAAGAGTGTTTAAAAGGTCACCGATATTTGTTTTTAAGTAATCAAGACAATTACACAAAAAAGCAAGAGGAGTCTTTTAATGATCTAAAGATATCTCATAGTAAATTAAAAAGTTTTAGAGCATTACGCATAAGAGAAAGTTTCCAAGATATTTATTCCTATGCTAATACGATTGAAGAGTTCGAATGCTTATTGAAACAATGGTATTATTGGGCAACACACTCAAGATTAGAACCCATTAAGAAGGTGGCTAAAACAATAAAAAATCATTGGAATGGAATCGTTAAGTGGATGGATACTAAACTTAACAATGGAATTTTAGAAGGCCTTAATTCTATTGTCCAATCCGCAAAAAGAAGAGCACGTGGGTTTAGAAAAACAGAGAATTTCATTACGATGATATACTTGATCACAGGCAAATTAGATTTTAGAAAAATCAACAAACATTATCGCTCTTTTTAGGATTACCCACCAAAGTTTGGAAAGAGCCACATTTATTCATACATTTACTAATAATCTAAAATTTAAATCCGAACACATAATCACTAGAAAACTCCTATCAAAGTTGAAACACCACATTTATGGCTATCATATTGAAGCCGACTTATGTTATATTAAAAGGATATTGAGTGTTCTAGAAAAGAAAAAATTATGAATAAAACCACCCTAACCAAACTATTGATTAGTATCCTATTTCTTATGCCCTCCTCTTTGCTCGCGCAATCCATGCTTCAAGGAACCATTACAAGTGAAGAGAAAATAGATGGCTTCAATGCGATTCTCCTCAGCCAAAGAGACAGTGCTATTGTAAAAGGAGGCTTCTTTATGGATAATAAATATCAGATCAGTTGTAAGGAAGGAGCTTATCTGATAAACATAAGTTCTTTTGGGTATCAAGATACCATCGTACCAATACTTATTGATAAACCTAATGTTACAGCTCCTACTATTTCATTAAGGAGATCGTCGATACAACTATCCGAAGTCTCTGTTGTTTCACATCGAAAACTCTACAGTCAAGAGGGAGATCGATATATAATGAATGTAGAAGGAAGTCCTCTTTCGAATACTGGTAGTGCTATTGATGTACTTAATAGATCCGTGAAATTAACGACCGATACCGACAATAACATTCGGGTCTTAGGTAAAGGCAATGCTACGGTTTATCTCAATGGACGCAAAATCCCTTCAAATGAAATTCTATCGATGATCTCTTCGGAAGAGATTCAGAAAGTAGAGATCATAGAAAATCCATCTTCTGAATTTAAAGGCAATGCTGAAGTCGTTGT
The Prolixibacteraceae bacterium DNA segment above includes these coding regions:
- a CDS encoding ISL3 family transposase, which gives rise to MKDLFTAALHIESPFYIDYLDFDTANKRLDVHVSFTRGSKFCYDGECDLSVHDTREKRWQHLNFFENECFIIAKVPRVITRSGRVVTLPMSWEGTVSGFTLLFEALLLPLLSNMPVHKVSKLTGIYDDKLWTLLTKYVEKSRSTEDFSDLEVVGIDETSCKKGHNYVTLFVDLKERRTVHVSEGKGSDTIASFCEIIPHKKEEDMPIESDCIKQVSCDMSPSFISGVQKHLPKASITFDKFHIMKLINEAVDSVRRTECKEEECLKGHRYLFLSNQDNYTKKQEESFNDLKISHSKLKSFRALRIRESFQDIYSYANTIEEFECLLKQWYYWATHSRLEPIKKVAKTIKNHWNGIVKWMDTKLNNGILEGLNSIVQSAKRRARGFRKTENFITMIYLITGKLDFRKINKHYRSF